From the genome of Symphalangus syndactylus isolate Jambi chromosome 5, NHGRI_mSymSyn1-v2.1_pri, whole genome shotgun sequence, one region includes:
- the PIF1 gene encoding ATP-dependent DNA helicase PIF1 isoform X2: MLSGIQAAAGEYEDSELRCRVAVEELSPGGQPRRRQALRTAELSLGRNERRELMLRLQAPGPAGRPRCFPLRAARLFTRFAEAGRSTLRVPAHGAPGAGAVQLLLSDCPPDRLRRFLRTLRLKLAAAPGPGPASARAQLLGPRPRDFVTISPVQPEERRLGAATRVPDTTLVKRPAEPQAGAEPSTEAPRWPLPVKRLSLPSTKPQLSEEQAAVLRAVLKGQSIFFTGSAGTGKSYLLKRILGSLPPTGTVATASTGVAACHIGGTTLHAFAGIGSGQAPLAQCVALAQRPGVRQGWLNCQRLVIDEISMVEADLFDKLEAVARAVRQQNKPFGGIQLIICGDFLQLPPVTKGSQPPRFCFQAKSWKRCVSVTLELTKVWRQADQTFISLLQAVRLGRCSDEVTRQLQATASHKVGRDGIVATRLCTHQDDVALTNERRLQELPGKVHRFEAMDSNPDLASTLDAQCPVSQLLQLKLGAQVMLVKNLSVSRGLVNGARGVVVGFEAEGRGLPQVRFLCGVTEVIRADRWTVQATGSQLLSRQQLPLQLAWAMSIHKSQGMTLDCVEISLGRVFASGQAYVALSRARSLQGLRVLDFDPMAVRCDPRVLHFYATLRRGRGLSLESPDDDEAASDQENVDPNL; encoded by the exons ATGCTCTCGGGCATACAGGCGGCAGCAGGGGAATACGAGGACTCGGAGCTGCGGTGCCGCGTGGCTGTGGAGGAGCTGAGCCCGGGCGGGCAGCCGCGAAGGCGCCAGGCCCTGCGCACCGCGGAGCTGAGCCTGGGTCGCAACGAGCGCCGCGAGTTGATGCTGCGGCTGCAAGCTCCAGGGCCCGCGGGGAGGCCGCGCTGCTTCCCTCTGCGCGCCGCGCGCCTCTTCACGCGTTTCGCCGAGGCCGGGCGCAGCACCCTGCGAGTCCCCGCCCACGGCGCCCCCGGGGCCGGCGCAGTACAGCTGCTGCTCTCGGACTGCCCCCCAGACCGCCTGCGCCGCTTCCTGCGCACATTGCGCCTCAAGCTGGCTGCGGCCCCGGGTCCCGGGCCGGCCTCCGCCCGAGCGCAGCTGCTGGGCCCGCGGCCCCGCGACTTCGTCACCATCAGCCCTGTGCAGCCCGAGGAGCGGCGGCTCGGGGCGGCTACCCGGGTTCCGGACACCACGCTGGTGAAGCGGCCTGCGGAGCCCCAGGCTGGGGCCGAGCCTAGCACA GAAGCCCCAAGGTGGCCCCTGCCTGTGAAGAGGCTGAGCTTACCCTCCACCAAGCCACAGCTTTCTGAGGAACAGGCTGCTGTGCTGAGGGCCGTCCTGAAAGGCCAGAGCATCTTCTTCACTGGGAGTGCAG GAACAGGGAAGTCATATCTGCTGAAACGAATCCTGGGCTCACTGCCCCCCACAGGCACTGTGGCCACTGCCAGCACTGGGGTGGCAGCCTGCCACATCGGGGGCACCACCCTCCATGCCTTTGCAG GCATCGGCTCAGGCCAGGCTCCTCTAGCCCAGTGTGTGGCCCTGGCCCAAAGGCCAGGCGTGCGGCAGGGCTGGCTGAACTGCCAGCGGTTGGTCATTGACGAGATCTCAATGGTGGAGGCAGACCTGTTTGACAAACTGGAGGCCGTGGCCAG AGCTGTCCGGCAGCAGAACAAGCCATTCGGAGGGATCCAGCTCATTATCTGTGGGGACTTTCTGCAGCTGCCACCTGTGACCAAGGGCTCCCAGCCCCCACGGTTCTGCTTCCAG GCCAAGAGCTGGAAGAGGTGTGTGTCAGTGACCCTGGAGCTGACCAAGGtgtggaggcaggcagaccagACCTTCATCTCTCTACTGCAGGCCGTGAGGCTGGGCAG GTGTTCAGATGAGGTGACCCGCCAGCTCCAGGCCACAGCTTCCCACAAGGTGGGGCGAGATGGGATTGTGGCCACGAGGCTCTGCACCCACCAGGATGATGTGGCCCTCACCAACGAGAGGCGGCTTCAGGAGTTGCCAG GTAAGGTACACAGATTTGAGGCTATGGACAGCAACCCTGACCTGGCCAGTACCCTGGATGCCCAGTGTCCTGTTAGCCAGCTCCTTCAACTAAAGCTGGGGGCTCAG GTGATGCTGGTGAAAAACTTATCGGTGTCTCGGGGCCTGGTGAATGGCGCCCGAGGGGTGGTAGTCGGGTTCGAGGCAGAAGGGAGAG GGCTACCCCAGGTGCGGTTCCTGTGTGGAGTCACTGAGGTCATCCGCGCTGACCGCTGGACGGTGCAGGCCACCGGGAGCCAGCTCCTCAGTCGGCAGCAGCTGCCCCTCCAGCTGGCCTGGGCGATGTCCATCCACAAGAGCCAA GGCATGACCCTGGATTGTGTGGAGATTTCTCTGGGCCGTGTGTTTGCCAGTGGCCAGGCCTATGTGGCCCTTTCCCGGGCCCGCAGCTTGCAGGGCCTACGTGTGCTGGACTTTGACCCTATGGCGGTTCGCTGTGACCCCCGTGTGCTGCACTTCTATGCCACCCTGCGGCGGGGCAGGGGCCTCAGTCTG GAGTCCCCAGATGATGATGAGGCAGCCTCAGACCAGGAGAACGTGGACCCAAACCTCTGA
- the PIF1 gene encoding ATP-dependent DNA helicase PIF1 isoform X3: MLSGIQAAAGEYEDSELRCRVAVEELSPGGQPRRRQALRTAELSLGRNERRELMLRLQAPGPAGRPRCFPLRAARLFTRFAEAGRSTLRVPAHGAPGAGAVQLLLSDCPPDRLRRFLRTLRLKLAAAPGPGPASARAQLLGPRPRDFVTISPVQPEERRLGAATRVPDTTLVKRPAEPQAGAEPSTEAPRWPLPVKRLSLPSTKPQLSEEQAAVLRAVLKGQSIFFTGSAGTGKSYLLKRILGSLPPTGTVATASTGVAACHIGGTTLHAFAGIGSGQAPLAQCVALAQRPGVRQGWLNCQRLVIDEISMVEADLFDKLEAVARAVRQQNKPFGGIQLIICGDFLQLPPVTKGSQPPRFCFQAKSWKRCVSVTLELTKVWRQADQTFISLLQAVRLGRCSDEVTRQLQATASHKVGRDGIVATRLCTHQDDVALTNERRLQELPGKVHRFEAMDSNPDLASTLDAQCPVSQLLQLKLGAQVMLVKNLSVSRGLVNGARGVVVGFEAEGRGLPQVRFLCGVTEVIRADRWTVQATGSQLLSRQQLPLQLAWAMSIHKSQESPDDDEAASDQENVDPNL, from the exons ATGCTCTCGGGCATACAGGCGGCAGCAGGGGAATACGAGGACTCGGAGCTGCGGTGCCGCGTGGCTGTGGAGGAGCTGAGCCCGGGCGGGCAGCCGCGAAGGCGCCAGGCCCTGCGCACCGCGGAGCTGAGCCTGGGTCGCAACGAGCGCCGCGAGTTGATGCTGCGGCTGCAAGCTCCAGGGCCCGCGGGGAGGCCGCGCTGCTTCCCTCTGCGCGCCGCGCGCCTCTTCACGCGTTTCGCCGAGGCCGGGCGCAGCACCCTGCGAGTCCCCGCCCACGGCGCCCCCGGGGCCGGCGCAGTACAGCTGCTGCTCTCGGACTGCCCCCCAGACCGCCTGCGCCGCTTCCTGCGCACATTGCGCCTCAAGCTGGCTGCGGCCCCGGGTCCCGGGCCGGCCTCCGCCCGAGCGCAGCTGCTGGGCCCGCGGCCCCGCGACTTCGTCACCATCAGCCCTGTGCAGCCCGAGGAGCGGCGGCTCGGGGCGGCTACCCGGGTTCCGGACACCACGCTGGTGAAGCGGCCTGCGGAGCCCCAGGCTGGGGCCGAGCCTAGCACA GAAGCCCCAAGGTGGCCCCTGCCTGTGAAGAGGCTGAGCTTACCCTCCACCAAGCCACAGCTTTCTGAGGAACAGGCTGCTGTGCTGAGGGCCGTCCTGAAAGGCCAGAGCATCTTCTTCACTGGGAGTGCAG GAACAGGGAAGTCATATCTGCTGAAACGAATCCTGGGCTCACTGCCCCCCACAGGCACTGTGGCCACTGCCAGCACTGGGGTGGCAGCCTGCCACATCGGGGGCACCACCCTCCATGCCTTTGCAG GCATCGGCTCAGGCCAGGCTCCTCTAGCCCAGTGTGTGGCCCTGGCCCAAAGGCCAGGCGTGCGGCAGGGCTGGCTGAACTGCCAGCGGTTGGTCATTGACGAGATCTCAATGGTGGAGGCAGACCTGTTTGACAAACTGGAGGCCGTGGCCAG AGCTGTCCGGCAGCAGAACAAGCCATTCGGAGGGATCCAGCTCATTATCTGTGGGGACTTTCTGCAGCTGCCACCTGTGACCAAGGGCTCCCAGCCCCCACGGTTCTGCTTCCAG GCCAAGAGCTGGAAGAGGTGTGTGTCAGTGACCCTGGAGCTGACCAAGGtgtggaggcaggcagaccagACCTTCATCTCTCTACTGCAGGCCGTGAGGCTGGGCAG GTGTTCAGATGAGGTGACCCGCCAGCTCCAGGCCACAGCTTCCCACAAGGTGGGGCGAGATGGGATTGTGGCCACGAGGCTCTGCACCCACCAGGATGATGTGGCCCTCACCAACGAGAGGCGGCTTCAGGAGTTGCCAG GTAAGGTACACAGATTTGAGGCTATGGACAGCAACCCTGACCTGGCCAGTACCCTGGATGCCCAGTGTCCTGTTAGCCAGCTCCTTCAACTAAAGCTGGGGGCTCAG GTGATGCTGGTGAAAAACTTATCGGTGTCTCGGGGCCTGGTGAATGGCGCCCGAGGGGTGGTAGTCGGGTTCGAGGCAGAAGGGAGAG GGCTACCCCAGGTGCGGTTCCTGTGTGGAGTCACTGAGGTCATCCGCGCTGACCGCTGGACGGTGCAGGCCACCGGGAGCCAGCTCCTCAGTCGGCAGCAGCTGCCCCTCCAGCTGGCCTGGGCGATGTCCATCCACAAGAGCCAA GAGTCCCCAGATGATGATGAGGCAGCCTCAGACCAGGAGAACGTGGACCCAAACCTCTGA
- the PIF1 gene encoding ATP-dependent DNA helicase PIF1 isoform X1, whose product MLSGIQAAAGEYEDSELRCRVAVEELSPGGQPRRRQALRTAELSLGRNERRELMLRLQAPGPAGRPRCFPLRAARLFTRFAEAGRSTLRVPAHGAPGAGAVQLLLSDCPPDRLRRFLRTLRLKLAAAPGPGPASARAQLLGPRPRDFVTISPVQPEERRLGAATRVPDTTLVKRPAEPQAGAEPSTEAPRWPLPVKRLSLPSTKPQLSEEQAAVLRAVLKGQSIFFTGSAGTGKSYLLKRILGSLPPTGTVATASTGVAACHIGGTTLHAFAGIGSGQAPLAQCVALAQRPGVRQGWLNCQRLVIDEISMVEADLFDKLEAVARAVRQQNKPFGGIQLIICGDFLQLPPVTKGSQPPRFCFQAKSWKRCVSVTLELTKVWRQADQTFISLLQAVRLGRCSDEVTRQLQATASHKVGRDGIVATRLCTHQDDVALTNERRLQELPGKVHRFEAMDSNPDLASTLDAQCPVSQLLQLKLGAQVMLVKNLSVSRGLVNGARGVVVGFEAEGRGLPQVRFLCGVTEVIRADRWTVQATGSQLLSRQQLPLQLAWAMSIHKSQGMTLDCVEISLGRVFASGQAYVALSRARSLQGLRVLDFDPMAVRCDPRVLHFYATLRRGRGLSLAAEGRGNEDRCSGSSIRALGGDWGGLRLGTASKQRMELRCVSTARPSLAQPRTNTLQSLTEEHKLQNVHPYFKLLFQGINSVGDI is encoded by the exons ATGCTCTCGGGCATACAGGCGGCAGCAGGGGAATACGAGGACTCGGAGCTGCGGTGCCGCGTGGCTGTGGAGGAGCTGAGCCCGGGCGGGCAGCCGCGAAGGCGCCAGGCCCTGCGCACCGCGGAGCTGAGCCTGGGTCGCAACGAGCGCCGCGAGTTGATGCTGCGGCTGCAAGCTCCAGGGCCCGCGGGGAGGCCGCGCTGCTTCCCTCTGCGCGCCGCGCGCCTCTTCACGCGTTTCGCCGAGGCCGGGCGCAGCACCCTGCGAGTCCCCGCCCACGGCGCCCCCGGGGCCGGCGCAGTACAGCTGCTGCTCTCGGACTGCCCCCCAGACCGCCTGCGCCGCTTCCTGCGCACATTGCGCCTCAAGCTGGCTGCGGCCCCGGGTCCCGGGCCGGCCTCCGCCCGAGCGCAGCTGCTGGGCCCGCGGCCCCGCGACTTCGTCACCATCAGCCCTGTGCAGCCCGAGGAGCGGCGGCTCGGGGCGGCTACCCGGGTTCCGGACACCACGCTGGTGAAGCGGCCTGCGGAGCCCCAGGCTGGGGCCGAGCCTAGCACA GAAGCCCCAAGGTGGCCCCTGCCTGTGAAGAGGCTGAGCTTACCCTCCACCAAGCCACAGCTTTCTGAGGAACAGGCTGCTGTGCTGAGGGCCGTCCTGAAAGGCCAGAGCATCTTCTTCACTGGGAGTGCAG GAACAGGGAAGTCATATCTGCTGAAACGAATCCTGGGCTCACTGCCCCCCACAGGCACTGTGGCCACTGCCAGCACTGGGGTGGCAGCCTGCCACATCGGGGGCACCACCCTCCATGCCTTTGCAG GCATCGGCTCAGGCCAGGCTCCTCTAGCCCAGTGTGTGGCCCTGGCCCAAAGGCCAGGCGTGCGGCAGGGCTGGCTGAACTGCCAGCGGTTGGTCATTGACGAGATCTCAATGGTGGAGGCAGACCTGTTTGACAAACTGGAGGCCGTGGCCAG AGCTGTCCGGCAGCAGAACAAGCCATTCGGAGGGATCCAGCTCATTATCTGTGGGGACTTTCTGCAGCTGCCACCTGTGACCAAGGGCTCCCAGCCCCCACGGTTCTGCTTCCAG GCCAAGAGCTGGAAGAGGTGTGTGTCAGTGACCCTGGAGCTGACCAAGGtgtggaggcaggcagaccagACCTTCATCTCTCTACTGCAGGCCGTGAGGCTGGGCAG GTGTTCAGATGAGGTGACCCGCCAGCTCCAGGCCACAGCTTCCCACAAGGTGGGGCGAGATGGGATTGTGGCCACGAGGCTCTGCACCCACCAGGATGATGTGGCCCTCACCAACGAGAGGCGGCTTCAGGAGTTGCCAG GTAAGGTACACAGATTTGAGGCTATGGACAGCAACCCTGACCTGGCCAGTACCCTGGATGCCCAGTGTCCTGTTAGCCAGCTCCTTCAACTAAAGCTGGGGGCTCAG GTGATGCTGGTGAAAAACTTATCGGTGTCTCGGGGCCTGGTGAATGGCGCCCGAGGGGTGGTAGTCGGGTTCGAGGCAGAAGGGAGAG GGCTACCCCAGGTGCGGTTCCTGTGTGGAGTCACTGAGGTCATCCGCGCTGACCGCTGGACGGTGCAGGCCACCGGGAGCCAGCTCCTCAGTCGGCAGCAGCTGCCCCTCCAGCTGGCCTGGGCGATGTCCATCCACAAGAGCCAA GGCATGACCCTGGATTGTGTGGAGATTTCTCTGGGCCGTGTGTTTGCCAGTGGCCAGGCCTATGTGGCCCTTTCCCGGGCCCGCAGCTTGCAGGGCCTACGTGTGCTGGACTTTGACCCTATGGCGGTTCGCTGTGACCCCCGTGTGCTGCACTTCTATGCCACCCTGCGGCGGGGCAGGGGCCTCAGTCTG GCTGCAGAAGGGAGAGGCAATGAAGACAGGTGCTCCGGAAGCAGCATTAGGGCTCTTGGAGGGGACTGGGGGGGACTCAGACTGGGTACAGCCTCCAAACAGAGAATGGAACTTAGGTGTGTCTCTACAGCTAGGCCCAGCCTAGCCCAGCCCAGAACAAACACCCTTCAGAGCCTAACTGAAGAACATAAGCTGCAAAATGTGCACCCATATTTTAAGCTGCTTTTTCAGGGGATAAATAGTGTTGGGGACATTTGA
- the PIF1 gene encoding ATP-dependent DNA helicase PIF1 isoform X4, whose amino-acid sequence MLSGIQAAAGEYEDSELRCRVAVEELSPGGQPRRRQALRTAELSLGRNERRELMLRLQAPGPAGRPRCFPLRAARLFTRFAEAGRSTLRVPAHGAPGAGAVQLLLSDCPPDRLRRFLRTLRLKLAAAPGPGPASARAQLLGPRPRDFVTISPVQPEERRLGAATRVPDTTLVKRPAEPQAGAEPSTEAPRWPLPVKRLSLPSTKPQLSEEQAAVLRAVLKGQSIFFTGSAGTGKSYLLKRILGSLPPTGTVATASTGVAACHIGGTTLHAFAGIGSGQAPLAQCVALAQRPGVRQGWLNCQRLVIDEISMVEADLFDKLEAVARAVRQQNKPFGGIQLIICGDFLQLPPVTKGSQPPRFCFQAKSWKRCVSVTLELTKVWRQADQTFISLLQAVRLGRCSDEVTRQLQATASHKVGRDGIVATRLCTHQDDVALTNERRLQELPGKVHRFEAMDSNPDLASTLDAQCPVSQLLQLKLGAQVMLVKNLSVSRGLVNGARGVVVGFEAEGRGHDPGLCGDFSGPCVCQWPGLCGPFPGPQLAGPTCAGL is encoded by the exons ATGCTCTCGGGCATACAGGCGGCAGCAGGGGAATACGAGGACTCGGAGCTGCGGTGCCGCGTGGCTGTGGAGGAGCTGAGCCCGGGCGGGCAGCCGCGAAGGCGCCAGGCCCTGCGCACCGCGGAGCTGAGCCTGGGTCGCAACGAGCGCCGCGAGTTGATGCTGCGGCTGCAAGCTCCAGGGCCCGCGGGGAGGCCGCGCTGCTTCCCTCTGCGCGCCGCGCGCCTCTTCACGCGTTTCGCCGAGGCCGGGCGCAGCACCCTGCGAGTCCCCGCCCACGGCGCCCCCGGGGCCGGCGCAGTACAGCTGCTGCTCTCGGACTGCCCCCCAGACCGCCTGCGCCGCTTCCTGCGCACATTGCGCCTCAAGCTGGCTGCGGCCCCGGGTCCCGGGCCGGCCTCCGCCCGAGCGCAGCTGCTGGGCCCGCGGCCCCGCGACTTCGTCACCATCAGCCCTGTGCAGCCCGAGGAGCGGCGGCTCGGGGCGGCTACCCGGGTTCCGGACACCACGCTGGTGAAGCGGCCTGCGGAGCCCCAGGCTGGGGCCGAGCCTAGCACA GAAGCCCCAAGGTGGCCCCTGCCTGTGAAGAGGCTGAGCTTACCCTCCACCAAGCCACAGCTTTCTGAGGAACAGGCTGCTGTGCTGAGGGCCGTCCTGAAAGGCCAGAGCATCTTCTTCACTGGGAGTGCAG GAACAGGGAAGTCATATCTGCTGAAACGAATCCTGGGCTCACTGCCCCCCACAGGCACTGTGGCCACTGCCAGCACTGGGGTGGCAGCCTGCCACATCGGGGGCACCACCCTCCATGCCTTTGCAG GCATCGGCTCAGGCCAGGCTCCTCTAGCCCAGTGTGTGGCCCTGGCCCAAAGGCCAGGCGTGCGGCAGGGCTGGCTGAACTGCCAGCGGTTGGTCATTGACGAGATCTCAATGGTGGAGGCAGACCTGTTTGACAAACTGGAGGCCGTGGCCAG AGCTGTCCGGCAGCAGAACAAGCCATTCGGAGGGATCCAGCTCATTATCTGTGGGGACTTTCTGCAGCTGCCACCTGTGACCAAGGGCTCCCAGCCCCCACGGTTCTGCTTCCAG GCCAAGAGCTGGAAGAGGTGTGTGTCAGTGACCCTGGAGCTGACCAAGGtgtggaggcaggcagaccagACCTTCATCTCTCTACTGCAGGCCGTGAGGCTGGGCAG GTGTTCAGATGAGGTGACCCGCCAGCTCCAGGCCACAGCTTCCCACAAGGTGGGGCGAGATGGGATTGTGGCCACGAGGCTCTGCACCCACCAGGATGATGTGGCCCTCACCAACGAGAGGCGGCTTCAGGAGTTGCCAG GTAAGGTACACAGATTTGAGGCTATGGACAGCAACCCTGACCTGGCCAGTACCCTGGATGCCCAGTGTCCTGTTAGCCAGCTCCTTCAACTAAAGCTGGGGGCTCAG GTGATGCTGGTGAAAAACTTATCGGTGTCTCGGGGCCTGGTGAATGGCGCCCGAGGGGTGGTAGTCGGGTTCGAGGCAGAAGGGAGAG GGCATGACCCTGGATTGTGTGGAGATTTCTCTGGGCCGTGTGTTTGCCAGTGGCCAGGCCTATGTGGCCCTTTCCCGGGCCCGCAGCTTGCAGGGCCTACGTGTGCTGGACTTTGA